In Shouchella patagoniensis, the following are encoded in one genomic region:
- a CDS encoding AbrB/MazE/SpoVT family DNA-binding domain-containing protein, producing MKSTGIVRKLDQLGRIVIPKELRSMLNIEIKTPLAILIDGDQIVLEKYQPYKACMVTGESSDENLALANGNIVLSKEGAEALIKELQDKIEPKHR from the coding sequence ATGAAATCAACTGGAATTGTGAGGAAATTAGATCAATTAGGAAGGATCGTGATTCCTAAAGAACTGCGTAGTATGTTGAATATAGAAATTAAGACACCTCTTGCGATTTTAATTGATGGAGACCAAATCGTGTTAGAAAAATATCAACCATACAAAGCCTGCATGGTGACTGGAGAAAGCTCCGACGAGAATCTAGCATTAGCTAATGGGAACATTGTATTAAGTAAAGAAGGTGCGGAGGCGCTAATCAAAGAACTGCAAGATAAAATTGAACCAAAGCACCGTTAG
- the rpmA gene encoding 50S ribosomal protein L27 has product MLRMDLQFFASKKGVGSTKNGRDSRSKRLGAKRSDGQAVTGGSILVRQRGTRVYPGINVGKGGDDTLFAKVDGVVKYERVGRDRKQVSVYPA; this is encoded by the coding sequence ATGTTGAGAATGGACCTTCAATTTTTCGCATCGAAAAAAGGGGTAGGTAGTACAAAGAACGGACGTGATTCACGTTCTAAACGTCTTGGTGCTAAACGTTCAGACGGTCAAGCTGTAACAGGCGGATCAATTCTAGTACGTCAACGCGGTACACGCGTTTACCCTGGTATAAATGTTGGCAAAGGCGGCGACGATACGTTGTTTGCTAAAGTTGACGGCGTTGTGAAATATGAGCGTGTTGGACGCGATCGCAAACAAGTGAGCGTTTATCCAGCATAA
- a CDS encoding ribosomal-processing cysteine protease Prp encodes MIDVRIQHSLHGDIIGFTMSGHAEAGPHGQDIVCAGASAVSIGTVNAIHALCNVDVVVDTAGEGGYLECAVPDGLSPRKYEDVQLLMKGLELSLLSMEETYRSFITVEIDRR; translated from the coding sequence ATGATTGATGTACGTATACAGCATAGTCTGCATGGTGATATTATCGGCTTTACGATGAGTGGCCATGCAGAAGCTGGTCCTCACGGTCAAGATATTGTCTGTGCTGGAGCATCGGCTGTTTCAATTGGAACAGTAAATGCTATCCATGCGTTGTGCAATGTTGACGTCGTGGTTGATACAGCAGGTGAGGGTGGTTATCTAGAGTGTGCTGTCCCAGACGGGCTTAGCCCGCGCAAATACGAAGATGTCCAACTATTGATGAAGGGGTTAGAATTATCGCTTTTATCAATGGAAGAGACTTATCGTTCATTTATTACTGTTGAAATAGACAGGAGGTGA
- the rplU gene encoding 50S ribosomal protein L21, with product MYAIIETGGKQIKVVEGQEIYVEKLDAEAGAEVSFDKVLFVGGDSAKVGAPFVDGASVTGTVEKHGRNKKIIVYKMKAKKNYRRKQGHRQPYTKVVIGKING from the coding sequence ATGTACGCAATTATTGAAACTGGTGGAAAACAAATCAAAGTAGTAGAAGGTCAAGAAATCTACGTTGAGAAATTAGACGCAGAGGCTGGCGCAGAAGTGAGCTTTGACAAAGTCCTTTTCGTAGGTGGAGACTCAGCAAAAGTTGGAGCTCCATTTGTGGACGGTGCATCTGTTACAGGTACAGTTGAAAAACACGGCCGTAACAAGAAAATCATCGTCTACAAAATGAAAGCGAAAAAGAACTATCGTCGTAAGCAAGGTCATCGCCAACCTTATACTAAAGTTGTAATCGGCAAAATTAACGGTTAA
- a CDS encoding Rne/Rng family ribonuclease yields the protein MKQTIMMTKGINKREAVLLEDREVVEWFLESDELPQLVGSVFKGKVEKVLPGMQAAFVDIGLEKNGFLHRDELLSYHLDESSNKENNNISSYISSGMEIAVQVTKEGVGTKGPRLTGVVAIPGRQIVYMPEAGYIAVSRRIESEEKRMHLSEVFSSSLEAKEGVIIRTQAVDSKVEEIKEELIFLRSLWHETHTQHKQGKAPFLMYQSSTLIETMLTSYLSDSLDEWIVDDLEDYRLIKRLAGSAWAKKVRLHPHQGGSFQLERIDHELSKAMKRRIWLKNGAFIVIDETEAMVVIDVNSGKYTGKTKQSDTALTVNKLAAVEVCKQIRLRNFSGIIVIDFIDMKDDAARRQVELVMEKNLKKDRIRTSIRGFTQLGLFEMTRKKTRLSMRQSLTVDCLVCDGSGSMKSDYAHAFELERLILDLHSEAIVVQATPTICQLLTGTDGKQKKRLEAWTGATLYLSEQPTLSIIHPFEIVFSGSLIEAENRYKALIEQD from the coding sequence ATGAAGCAGACAATAATGATGACCAAAGGCATTAACAAGAGAGAAGCGGTACTACTTGAAGATCGAGAAGTGGTCGAATGGTTTTTAGAAAGCGATGAGTTACCGCAGCTTGTAGGCAGTGTCTTTAAGGGGAAGGTAGAAAAAGTCCTTCCTGGAATGCAAGCGGCATTTGTTGATATTGGGCTTGAAAAAAATGGATTTCTCCATCGTGATGAATTACTCTCATACCATTTAGATGAATCAAGTAATAAAGAAAACAACAACATCTCTAGCTATATATCTTCCGGAATGGAAATCGCTGTCCAAGTTACAAAAGAGGGGGTAGGAACAAAAGGACCTCGTCTGACTGGCGTTGTAGCAATTCCTGGAAGGCAAATTGTTTATATGCCTGAAGCAGGGTATATTGCCGTTTCAAGACGGATCGAGTCAGAGGAAAAAAGAATGCATTTAAGTGAGGTGTTTTCTAGCAGTTTAGAAGCGAAAGAAGGTGTCATTATAAGAACGCAGGCTGTGGATTCTAAGGTCGAGGAGATTAAAGAAGAACTGATATTCTTACGTTCTCTTTGGCACGAGACGCATACACAGCATAAACAAGGAAAGGCTCCTTTTTTGATGTATCAATCTTCAACGTTGATAGAAACAATGTTAACAAGTTATCTATCTGATTCTTTAGATGAATGGATTGTGGACGATTTAGAAGATTACAGGCTTATCAAGCGTTTAGCTGGTAGTGCTTGGGCAAAAAAAGTGAGACTCCATCCACATCAAGGAGGTTCTTTCCAATTAGAGCGTATTGATCATGAGTTAAGCAAAGCAATGAAACGACGGATATGGCTTAAAAATGGTGCTTTTATTGTAATTGATGAGACAGAAGCAATGGTTGTTATTGATGTGAACTCTGGCAAGTATACGGGCAAAACGAAACAGTCAGATACGGCCCTAACTGTTAATAAACTTGCAGCAGTGGAAGTATGCAAGCAAATTAGGCTTCGAAATTTTAGTGGCATCATCGTTATTGACTTTATTGATATGAAAGATGATGCTGCAAGGCGCCAAGTTGAGTTAGTTATGGAAAAAAACTTAAAAAAAGATCGAATTCGTACAAGTATAAGAGGGTTTACTCAGCTCGGTCTTTTTGAGATGACTCGTAAAAAGACAAGATTGTCTATGCGGCAAAGTTTAACAGTCGATTGTCTTGTATGTGATGGGTCTGGTAGCATGAAGTCAGATTATGCTCATGCATTTGAATTAGAGCGTCTAATTCTAGATCTTCATAGTGAAGCAATTGTCGTCCAAGCTACTCCCACTATATGCCAGTTATTAACAGGAACAGATGGAAAACAGAAAAAAAGACTTGAGGCATGGACTGGGGCAACACTATATTTATCGGAACAACCAACATTGTCCATCATCCATCCGTTTGAGATTGTTTTTTCGGGCTCACTTATTGAAGCAGAAAATCGCTATAAAGCCTTAATAGAACAGGATTGA
- a CDS encoding M50 family metallopeptidase, with translation MISSLTKVRIHPLFWIIIAAGVATGRFKEVLMILAVVFVHEMGHAVAASYFGWQIKKIELLPFGGAAEIEAKGLRTIMEEVIIVLAGPMQHAWMMALSFILVGQSFWSYTDHQLFISHNVAILLFNLLPIYPLDGGRLLQLLWLSLYPYKKALRITLITSFTCLLLGLIGLCFFPFHLNIMVILLFLLTANYLEVKQRNYRFMRFLMAKQNDDSVRTTKIIELKQNTLVRDAVEQLTRNRRHTFKLKEKPETVLVDEKTVLDAYFHGRLHTPIQTILTTSL, from the coding sequence TTGATTAGTTCGCTCACGAAAGTGCGGATACATCCTCTGTTTTGGATTATTATTGCTGCAGGAGTTGCAACTGGGCGGTTTAAAGAGGTGTTAATGATCCTAGCAGTTGTATTTGTCCATGAAATGGGCCATGCTGTCGCAGCTAGTTATTTCGGATGGCAAATTAAGAAGATCGAGTTGCTACCATTTGGAGGGGCTGCTGAGATTGAAGCAAAAGGGTTAAGGACAATAATGGAAGAAGTTATTATTGTACTGGCTGGACCGATGCAACATGCTTGGATGATGGCTTTATCCTTTATCCTTGTTGGGCAATCTTTTTGGTCCTATACTGACCATCAATTATTTATAAGTCATAACGTGGCTATTTTGTTGTTTAACTTACTACCAATCTATCCATTAGATGGAGGTCGTTTGTTACAGCTTTTGTGGTTAAGTTTGTACCCGTATAAAAAAGCTTTAAGAATTACATTAATTACATCGTTTACTTGCCTACTTTTAGGGCTGATTGGGCTATGTTTTTTCCCGTTTCATTTAAACATTATGGTCATTTTACTGTTTCTTCTTACAGCGAATTATTTAGAAGTAAAGCAGAGAAACTACCGCTTTATGAGGTTTTTAATGGCCAAGCAGAATGACGATTCAGTACGGACAACAAAGATAATTGAGTTAAAGCAAAACACTTTAGTGCGAGATGCAGTTGAGCAACTAACTAGAAACAGGCGTCATACATTTAAATTAAAAGAAAAACCAGAGACTGTTTTAGTTGACGAAAAAACGGTGTTAGATGCATATTTTCACGGAAGGCTTCATACGCCGATTCAAACTATTCTCACAACGTCGCTTTAA
- a CDS encoding M23 family metallopeptidase: MDTRKRIKRQLKARRLIEPKQKRNLQQSVKVEKKELVTSSSEKSSGLNRFLLQMVISACIFFAIGIVYQSNDGRIEPAQAVVKGAFEDHFQFAAVSDFFERNFGSPLKLLPDQRATEPEAEYLDYAVPASGTIRESFEEDGEGILLETGAGEEVKAVKGGHVLRITAEDHSDLGNMVELQHPDGTTSIYGMLNEVMVQPYDIVKSGAALGTVTEPDNEQSGLFYFAIKQGGNYINPSEVIKFD; this comes from the coding sequence ATGGATACTCGTAAACGGATTAAACGGCAGTTGAAAGCAAGGAGGCTTATAGAGCCTAAACAAAAGAGAAATCTCCAGCAATCAGTAAAGGTAGAGAAAAAAGAATTAGTAACATCTTCATCAGAAAAATCTAGTGGATTAAATCGCTTTTTATTGCAGATGGTCATATCAGCGTGCATATTTTTTGCAATTGGAATTGTATACCAATCAAATGATGGAAGAATTGAACCTGCCCAGGCGGTGGTTAAAGGAGCATTTGAAGATCACTTTCAATTTGCGGCTGTCTCTGATTTCTTTGAAAGAAACTTTGGGTCTCCGCTTAAGCTCTTGCCTGATCAGCGTGCGACTGAACCAGAAGCAGAGTATTTAGATTATGCTGTGCCAGCTTCAGGGACAATTAGAGAAAGCTTTGAAGAGGATGGAGAAGGAATATTACTTGAAACAGGTGCTGGAGAAGAAGTCAAGGCTGTTAAAGGAGGTCACGTTTTACGCATTACGGCTGAGGACCACTCCGACCTTGGTAACATGGTTGAATTACAGCACCCAGATGGTACTACTTCGATTTATGGAATGCTCAATGAAGTAATGGTTCAGCCATATGACATTGTTAAAAGTGGAGCTGCACTGGGAACGGTAACGGAACCGGATAATGAGCAATCTGGGCTATTTTATTTTGCGATAAAGCAAGGAGGGAACTACATCAATCCAAGCGAAGTGATTAAATTTGATTAG
- a CDS encoding aldo/keto reductase translates to MKNRQIGKSDIYVSELGLGAMSFGNDQKQINHIINEALDLGINYVDTADLYAFGENEQRLGEAIKGKRNQFIIASKAGNRFTKGKDEWEWDPSKKHIKEAIKGSLKRLQLDYLDLYQLHGGTIDDPIDETIEAFEELKKEGLIREYGISSIRPNVIRKYVEQSSIVSVMMQYSILDRRPEEYFQFLSEHNISVVTRGSIAKGILSQRSLQSLSVAKDGYLTYTIREIEQLRDVLLQTYGKEYSLTKIALDYCLSHTPVASVVAGASSIEQLRQNANAVTEPPISEDVLKNVARIAKQSFYEQHRS, encoded by the coding sequence ATGAAAAATCGCCAGATAGGCAAATCAGATATCTATGTTAGCGAACTTGGGCTCGGCGCTATGTCATTTGGGAACGACCAAAAACAAATCAATCATATTATAAATGAAGCACTGGATTTAGGAATTAATTATGTGGACACTGCTGACTTATACGCGTTTGGTGAGAATGAACAAAGGCTAGGAGAAGCAATAAAAGGAAAACGAAATCAATTCATTATCGCCTCAAAAGCTGGAAATCGCTTCACAAAAGGTAAAGACGAGTGGGAGTGGGACCCTTCAAAAAAGCATATAAAAGAAGCAATTAAAGGAAGTCTTAAGAGGCTACAGCTTGACTATCTAGACTTGTACCAACTCCACGGTGGAACAATTGATGACCCCATCGACGAAACAATTGAAGCGTTTGAAGAATTAAAAAAAGAGGGCCTCATCCGCGAGTATGGAATTTCTTCTATTCGACCAAACGTAATTCGCAAGTATGTTGAGCAATCATCAATCGTTTCTGTAATGATGCAATATAGCATCCTTGACCGCCGGCCTGAAGAATATTTTCAGTTCTTAAGTGAACACAATATTAGCGTTGTAACAAGAGGTTCGATCGCTAAAGGGATTTTAAGTCAACGCTCACTACAATCGCTCTCTGTTGCAAAAGATGGATACTTAACGTATACGATCCGTGAAATTGAACAGCTACGTGACGTCTTATTACAGACTTACGGAAAAGAATATTCATTAACTAAAATTGCACTTGACTATTGTTTATCTCACACTCCAGTTGCATCAGTTGTAGCAGGAGCAAGCAGCATTGAACAATTAAGACAAAATGCCAATGCGGTAACAGAACCACCAATATCAGAAGATGTGTTAAAGAACGTGGCAAGGATTGCAAAGCAAAGCTTTTATGAACAACACCGTAGTTAA
- a CDS encoding biotin transporter BioY — translation MSIKNLSMIAMMTAITAVLGAVPPIVVPITPIPITIQSIAPMLAGAILGAKRGALSMILFIILIACSVPLLSGGRGGIGVLFGPTGGFVFGWILVAFLIGLFVRYSKRLTAWKLILVNIAAGICVLYICGAGYLSLTTAFSFSEAMKLNLVFVPGDSLKAIVAGLVAVRVRQALYVNSSSTNKVNTL, via the coding sequence ATGTCAATTAAAAACCTTAGCATGATTGCAATGATGACTGCGATTACAGCAGTATTAGGAGCTGTACCGCCCATCGTAGTTCCAATTACTCCTATACCAATAACTATTCAATCAATCGCTCCCATGTTAGCGGGAGCTATACTTGGAGCAAAACGAGGCGCATTATCAATGATTTTGTTTATTATTTTAATTGCTTGTTCTGTGCCTCTTTTATCCGGTGGAAGAGGTGGTATTGGTGTACTCTTTGGTCCGACAGGCGGGTTTGTTTTTGGCTGGATCTTAGTTGCTTTTCTTATCGGCTTATTTGTTCGTTATTCTAAACGGTTAACTGCTTGGAAACTAATTTTAGTCAATATAGCCGCTGGAATTTGCGTGCTTTATATTTGTGGAGCGGGTTATTTATCACTAACTACGGCGTTCTCATTTAGTGAGGCTATGAAATTAAATCTAGTCTTTGTTCCAGGAGATAGTCTAAAGGCCATCGTGGCTGGATTAGTTGCAGTCCGTGTGCGACAAGCGCTATATGTAAACAGTAGCTCTACCAATAAAGTAAACACATTATAA
- a CDS encoding cyclic pyranopterin monophosphate synthase MoaC, giving the protein MRRKHGSAEIGMADISGMNAVWQQAIAKSSVQVNRELYESLQRGPLHDRNVLENARFAGTLAAKNTASILPFCHTKHLTLIHIYFEWKVGSGVWELSIQAEIKAKHPNPVDTEAMVAASVAALSIYDSSKMISKSIVLGPTYLSRKGT; this is encoded by the coding sequence ATGAGGCGTAAGCATGGTAGTGCTGAAATAGGAATGGCAGATATTTCTGGCATGAACGCAGTATGGCAGCAGGCAATCGCAAAATCAAGCGTTCAAGTAAACCGTGAGCTCTATGAAAGCCTGCAACGCGGCCCCCTACATGACAGGAACGTTTTAGAAAATGCTCGATTTGCCGGGACTTTAGCGGCTAAAAATACAGCGTCTATCTTACCATTTTGCCATACAAAGCATTTAACGCTTATTCATATTTATTTTGAATGGAAAGTTGGTTCCGGTGTATGGGAATTATCTATTCAAGCAGAAATTAAAGCAAAGCATCCAAACCCAGTGGACACTGAAGCGATGGTGGCTGCTTCAGTAGCGGCGCTATCGATTTATGATTCTAGCAAAATGATATCAAAAAGCATCGTCCTTGGTCCTACTTATCTTTCCAGAAAAGGTACATAA
- the minD gene encoding septum site-determining protein MinD: protein MGEAIVITSGKGGVGKTTTSANIGTSLALEGKKVCLIDADIGLRNLDVVMGLENRIIYDLVDVVEGRCKLQQALIKDKRFDYLYLLPAAQTKDKTDVLPKQMKTLVEELKEDYDYVIIDCPAGIEHGFRNAVAGADKAIVVTTPEVSAVRDADRIIGLLEQEDIERPRLVVNRIRTHLVKNGEMLDVDEITSVLAIDLLGIVLDDDQVIKQSNKGEPIALHTTSKASIAYRNIARRILGETIPLMAIEESDTVFSKIKRLFGVR from the coding sequence GTGGGCGAAGCAATCGTGATAACGAGCGGCAAGGGCGGTGTAGGAAAAACGACTACATCAGCAAATATTGGAACTTCACTTGCTCTTGAAGGCAAGAAAGTATGCTTAATCGACGCAGACATTGGCCTGCGGAATCTCGATGTTGTCATGGGACTGGAGAACCGGATTATTTATGATTTAGTTGACGTTGTTGAGGGACGTTGCAAGTTGCAACAAGCTCTAATTAAAGATAAACGGTTTGATTATTTATACTTGTTGCCTGCGGCACAAACAAAAGATAAAACGGACGTTTTGCCAAAGCAAATGAAAACACTAGTTGAGGAACTCAAAGAAGATTACGATTATGTAATTATTGATTGTCCAGCGGGCATTGAACATGGGTTTAGAAATGCCGTGGCTGGTGCAGATAAAGCCATAGTGGTAACTACACCTGAAGTGTCTGCTGTGCGGGATGCCGATCGAATTATCGGTTTGCTTGAGCAAGAGGACATTGAACGTCCGCGTTTAGTGGTTAACCGTATCCGCACACATTTGGTGAAGAATGGTGAAATGCTTGATGTTGATGAGATTACATCCGTCCTTGCTATTGATCTACTAGGTATTGTTTTGGATGATGATCAAGTGATTAAGCAGTCAAATAAAGGAGAGCCAATAGCGTTACATACAACAAGCAAAGCATCTATCGCTTATCGGAATATTGCTAGACGTATTCTAGGAGAGACGATTCCGCTTATGGCTATTGAAGAATCAGATACGGTATTCTCAAAAATCAAGCGTTTGTTTGGTGTACGTTAA
- the minC gene encoding septum site-determining protein MinC, with the protein MSQAKSLVTIKGTKDGLTFLLDDRCSFDQLVEELKEKLSSNYYKGEKNDPHVFVKIDLGNRYLTQTDQQKLEEVITEGSPLRIEQYESAVVTLEEAQAMKEHAQTTTLTRMIRSGQVVHIKGNVLLVGDINPGGLLTATGSIYVMGALKGKAHAGYEGNCDTLICASAMMPTSLHIADQWIHFADEAHEDVQMQAAFVDNENEGIRLEKVQRLLDVGIKEAVS; encoded by the coding sequence ATGTCACAAGCAAAATCACTCGTCACGATAAAAGGAACGAAGGATGGCTTAACTTTTCTTCTAGATGATCGTTGTTCATTTGATCAGTTAGTGGAAGAACTTAAAGAAAAGCTCTCATCCAATTATTATAAAGGCGAAAAAAATGATCCCCACGTTTTTGTGAAAATTGATTTAGGGAATCGTTATTTAACTCAAACAGATCAACAAAAGCTTGAAGAAGTAATAACAGAAGGAAGTCCTTTACGGATTGAGCAGTATGAATCTGCTGTTGTTACGCTGGAAGAAGCTCAAGCAATGAAAGAGCATGCACAAACAACTACTTTGACGCGAATGATACGATCAGGACAGGTCGTTCATATTAAGGGGAACGTCTTATTAGTAGGAGATATAAACCCTGGTGGATTGTTGACGGCTACTGGTAGTATCTATGTAATGGGGGCTTTAAAAGGTAAAGCCCACGCTGGTTATGAAGGGAATTGTGATACACTTATTTGTGCGTCAGCAATGATGCCAACTAGCTTACATATTGCCGATCAATGGATCCATTTTGCAGATGAAGCTCATGAAGATGTGCAAATGCAAGCTGCTTTTGTGGATAATGAAAACGAAGGAATTCGTTTGGAGAAGGTCCAGCGCCTTTTAGATGTAGGCATCAAGGAAGCAGTTTCCTAG
- the mreD gene encoding rod shape-determining protein MreD: MSRAYLSFVLLILLVAEGTLLPYTLQNYTDPSQYIVPRFSLMAIVLIGLYSGKQAGLVYGLVFGLIYDIVYTNYLGIYMFGFACLGYVFAVPLKAVKESALWAVMLCIIGVFLFEYYQFGIFYALGVADLSGSLFFLDRLLPTLILNSAFAILTVLPFRKLVYHVNEQASFRDR, encoded by the coding sequence ATGAGTAGAGCCTATCTCTCTTTCGTTCTATTAATTCTTCTCGTGGCAGAGGGGACACTTCTGCCGTACACATTGCAAAACTATACCGATCCTTCTCAGTACATCGTTCCGAGGTTTTCATTGATGGCAATCGTTTTGATCGGTCTGTATTCAGGGAAACAAGCTGGTCTCGTATATGGCCTAGTATTTGGGTTAATATATGATATTGTTTATACAAATTATTTAGGGATATATATGTTTGGTTTCGCATGTCTAGGGTATGTATTCGCTGTCCCTTTAAAAGCTGTGAAAGAATCAGCTCTTTGGGCTGTTATGCTTTGTATTATTGGTGTGTTTCTATTCGAGTATTACCAGTTTGGCATCTTTTACGCACTTGGTGTTGCAGATCTATCAGGTAGTTTGTTTTTCTTGGACAGGTTGCTGCCAACATTAATCCTTAATAGTGCTTTCGCGATTTTAACTGTATTGCCTTTTCGTAAACTTGTTTATCATGTGAATGAGCAGGCGAGCTTTAGAGATCGTTAA